From Methanosarcina lacustris Z-7289, one genomic window encodes:
- a CDS encoding M3 family oligoendopeptidase: MLKELNLDEVTTEWNNSYLFSSREDALEKLGALKKSLAETNETYRPEFENLSGTALLKYLEAEKEFSRSIDILYTYAYTQLSKNVNDKFFISLLSDTQDLITEYKKVNAFATVKLTSLNKGDWDRLFSEEPKLEVYRPYLEAAYIRFAEHRPADEAQAVYLAELENHRMKLETDALSKITNKVTMAGSITLESGEEFSVNSQSYSTLLSTDQSRENRRRCYDQRFYHLINESDSMASLYAEKARLDDLAAGQLNYPDSYEASLYGLYLTKNQVEDMNTVFKEKKPVFEAYNEFLRKKLGLETLRPYDLMLQLTGQPDNNDNNYTYTAALQEIQKSYSGMDSRFNEIFLKTVTGSFVDVYPAPKNGKQPGGYCYGLFALKAPALIFMNYNGILSDQKTLTHELGHGINFYLMGNSVDYLYCTGQIYEMEVPSTFNEELFVDYVVENSDKETAVAVLAQHIGEYQNYFTRQPMITEFEYKAHQLCAEKSNENGTVSGTELNALWTSLSKEYRSDSVEYYAEDSAEWTYINHIYLTNNYYTFNYAISKAITLALFKQYRKAPETFNKNYIAYLSAGATLPPEEKLKKYFGVEINRQLFEDAMDVVELRIQELNKLEND, translated from the coding sequence CTTTTCAGCAGCAGGGAAGATGCCCTGGAAAAGCTCGGGGCATTGAAAAAGAGCCTGGCAGAAACAAACGAAACTTATCGTCCTGAATTTGAGAACCTGTCCGGGACTGCTTTACTCAAGTATCTGGAAGCCGAAAAAGAGTTTTCAAGATCCATTGACATCCTCTACACTTATGCATACACTCAGCTCAGCAAAAACGTGAATGATAAGTTCTTCATTTCTCTTCTATCGGATACTCAGGACCTGATTACCGAATATAAAAAGGTTAATGCCTTTGCAACCGTGAAACTGACCTCGCTCAATAAGGGAGATTGGGACCGGCTTTTTTCCGAAGAGCCCAAACTTGAGGTATACAGGCCTTATCTTGAAGCTGCATATATCAGGTTTGCAGAGCACAGGCCAGCGGATGAAGCTCAGGCTGTCTATCTTGCAGAGCTCGAAAATCACCGTATGAAACTGGAGACTGATGCCCTTTCTAAAATCACCAATAAAGTCACCATGGCAGGAAGTATAACTCTTGAGAGCGGGGAAGAGTTTTCAGTAAATTCCCAGTCCTACAGTACTCTGCTTTCAACAGACCAGAGTCGGGAAAACAGAAGAAGATGTTATGATCAGAGGTTTTACCATCTGATAAACGAGTCCGATTCAATGGCTTCTCTATATGCGGAAAAGGCCCGCCTTGATGACCTTGCTGCAGGACAGCTAAACTACCCGGACTCTTACGAAGCCAGCCTGTACGGCCTTTATCTCACAAAGAATCAGGTTGAGGACATGAATACGGTTTTTAAGGAGAAAAAACCCGTATTTGAAGCTTATAATGAGTTTCTGAGGAAAAAGCTCGGGCTTGAAACGCTCAGGCCGTATGACCTTATGTTGCAGTTGACGGGTCAACCTGATAATAATGACAATAATTATACATATACAGCTGCTTTGCAGGAGATTCAGAAATCCTATTCCGGGATGGATTCCCGTTTCAACGAAATTTTCTTAAAAACGGTAACCGGAAGTTTCGTAGACGTGTATCCTGCCCCCAAAAACGGAAAACAGCCCGGGGGTTACTGTTATGGCCTCTTTGCCCTGAAGGCTCCCGCCCTGATCTTTATGAATTACAATGGAATTCTCAGTGACCAGAAGACTCTTACTCATGAGCTCGGGCACGGAATTAATTTCTATCTGATGGGCAATTCTGTGGATTATCTCTACTGCACAGGCCAGATCTATGAAATGGAGGTCCCGTCCACTTTCAACGAAGAACTCTTTGTTGATTATGTGGTCGAAAACTCGGATAAGGAAACCGCAGTTGCCGTGCTTGCCCAGCATATAGGGGAGTACCAGAACTACTTTACCCGCCAGCCCATGATTACGGAATTCGAATATAAGGCCCACCAGTTATGTGCTGAAAAAAGCAATGAAAACGGAACTGTCAGTGGAACAGAACTCAATGCCCTCTGGACATCCCTCTCTAAAGAATACAGGAGCGACTCAGTAGAATATTATGCTGAAGATTCTGCGGAATGGACCTATATCAACCACATCTACCTGACAAACAACTACTATACATTCAACTATGCGATTTCAAAAGCAATAACTCTCGCCCTCTTCAAACAGTACAGGAAAGCCCCGGAAACCTTCAACAAAAACTACATTGCCTACCTCTCAGCCGGCGCAACACTGCCCCCTGAAGAAAAACTCAAAAAATATTTTGGGGTCGAAATCAACAGGCAGCTCTTTGAAGATGCCATGGACGTCGTGGAGCTGAGAATTCAGGAACTGAATAAACTGGAAAACGACTGA